One Nitrospirota bacterium DNA segment encodes these proteins:
- the aroF gene encoding 3-deoxy-7-phosphoheptulonate synthase has translation MKDISQKDLETNLRLVAKQEPDQRTLVRVGSVVIGGEQVAVMAGPCAVESRDQVVEIAARVKASGARLLRGGAFKPLTFPYRNERMFELRERGLAYLKEAGEKTGLPVVSEVMDVRLVGLVADHVDMIQIGARNMQNFPLLEEVAKTGKPVLLKRHYGASLRDWLGAAEYLLYNANRNVVLCERGIAAPHTHQPTSRFIVDLQVVPAVRDFTHLPVVVDPSHATFKRDYVPPIARAAVAAGADGLLIDVHPVPEQAAVDPLQALDYRSFGRLMEQVSAIAGVLGRTI, from the coding sequence ATGAAAGACATCAGCCAGAAGGACCTGGAAACCAACCTCCGCCTGGTCGCCAAGCAGGAGCCGGATCAGCGGACCCTGGTCCGCGTCGGATCGGTCGTGATCGGCGGGGAACAGGTCGCGGTGATGGCGGGGCCCTGCGCGGTGGAGAGCCGGGATCAGGTCGTCGAGATCGCCGCCCGGGTGAAGGCTTCCGGCGCCAGGCTGCTCCGGGGTGGCGCCTTCAAGCCCCTGACCTTTCCGTACCGGAACGAGCGGATGTTCGAGCTGCGGGAACGGGGGTTGGCCTATCTCAAAGAGGCGGGGGAGAAGACGGGCCTGCCGGTGGTCTCCGAGGTCATGGACGTACGGCTCGTCGGGCTGGTGGCCGACCACGTGGACATGATCCAGATCGGCGCCCGCAACATGCAGAACTTTCCGTTGCTGGAAGAGGTGGCCAAGACCGGGAAGCCGGTCCTGCTCAAGCGTCATTACGGGGCCAGCCTGCGGGACTGGCTGGGAGCGGCCGAGTACCTCCTCTACAACGCCAACCGGAACGTGGTCCTCTGCGAACGGGGGATCGCCGCGCCCCACACGCACCAGCCCACCTCCCGGTTCATCGTGGACCTGCAGGTGGTGCCGGCGGTGCGCGATTTCACCCACCTGCCCGTGGTGGTGGACCCCAGTCACGCGACCTTCAAGCGCGACTACGTGCCGCCGATCGCCCGGGCCGCCGTCGCGGCCGGCGCAGACGGCCTGCTGATCGATGTCCATCCGGTTCCGGAGCAGGCGGCGGTGGATCCCCTCCAGGCGCTCGACTACCGCTCGTTCGGCCGGCTCATGGAGCAGGTGTCGGCCATCGCCGGCGTGCTGGGCCGGACAATTTAG
- a CDS encoding acylneuraminate cytidylyltransferase family protein, with amino-acid sequence MNTIAIIPIRGNDPQAQPGFTLGGRPLLAYTVEAARASRLIERVVVTTDSPEIAGLARDCGADAPFLRPAELSRPEVPLGSVLKHCVDWLEREEACRTDIVTLLEITHPIREEGLIDQVIQVLLDQHLDSVFVAVEERQSFWRMDRYGALIRVGDEEDQPRQTREPLYREMGGIVTATRAEWIKEGKRLGKRVGLIPLRSLSAKVDTHDEVGLFLARHLALTITVG; translated from the coding sequence ATGAACACCATCGCCATCATCCCGATCAGGGGGAACGATCCCCAGGCCCAGCCGGGCTTCACGCTCGGCGGCCGGCCGCTCCTGGCCTACACGGTGGAGGCGGCCCGCGCCTCGCGCCTCATCGAGCGGGTCGTCGTCACGACCGACTCGCCGGAGATCGCTGGTCTGGCCAGGGACTGCGGGGCCGACGCGCCGTTCCTCAGACCGGCGGAGCTGAGCCGTCCCGAAGTCCCGTTGGGGTCGGTCCTGAAGCACTGCGTGGACTGGCTGGAGCGGGAGGAGGCCTGCCGGACCGACATCGTCACGCTCCTGGAAATCACCCATCCGATCAGGGAGGAGGGGCTCATCGACCAGGTCATCCAGGTCCTGCTGGACCAGCACCTGGACTCCGTCTTCGTGGCGGTCGAAGAGCGGCAGTCCTTCTGGCGGATGGACCGTTACGGGGCCCTGATCCGGGTGGGGGACGAGGAAGACCAACCCAGACAGACGAGGGAACCGCTCTACCGGGAGATGGGCGGGATCGTGACCGCCACCCGGGCCGAATGGATCAAGGAAGGCAAGCGTCTCGGCAAGCGCGTGGGCCTGATTCCGCTCCGCTCCTTGAGCGCCAAGGTGGACACCCACGACGAGGTCGGGCTCTTTCTGGCCCGGCACCTGGCCTTGACGATCACGGTGGGTTGA
- a CDS encoding N-acetylneuraminate synthase family protein → MGTVKRNGNGQGSWRRSYVLARTGEHHLGQLETAKRLVDAAVQAGCDGVRFDKRSVEQGYVKSVLDRPLLKYPAFGRTVREVINGFDLSPIALRELKDYCADRIEFVLAPFDVPSIRMADEIDADAVMIDAVAASNWPLVREVARRQKRIFLATGLLTEGEIEDLVELFSGHNLTLLHSIFLRPFEVNLAYLSVLAWLKQFGRRVGYTDNEPGVTMVMAALGLGATVVEKALALDRDLDLPHGSGLSPAEMGRLIRAIRETDKEPISIIRKKLLAAQSDLFDDEQASLVAARAIPAGTVLTEDLLALKAPYRGLSPRLAPEVIGKRILYALEQDDFITFGMLEP, encoded by the coding sequence ATGGGCACGGTCAAGCGCAACGGCAACGGGCAGGGGAGCTGGCGGCGCTCCTACGTGCTGGCCCGGACCGGCGAGCACCACCTCGGTCAATTGGAAACGGCCAAGCGTCTGGTGGATGCGGCGGTGCAGGCCGGCTGCGACGGGGTTCGGTTCGACAAGCGCTCGGTCGAGCAGGGCTACGTCAAGTCTGTGCTGGATCGTCCGCTGCTCAAGTATCCGGCATTCGGCCGGACCGTCAGGGAAGTCATCAACGGCTTCGACCTGTCCCCCATCGCGCTGCGCGAGCTCAAGGACTACTGCGCGGATCGGATCGAGTTCGTCCTCGCCCCTTTCGACGTTCCCTCGATCCGGATGGCGGACGAAATCGACGCGGACGCGGTCATGATCGACGCGGTGGCGGCCAGCAACTGGCCGCTGGTGCGGGAGGTTGCCCGTCGTCAGAAACGGATCTTCCTCGCCACGGGGCTGCTGACCGAGGGGGAGATCGAGGATCTGGTGGAGCTCTTCAGCGGACACAACCTGACGCTCCTTCACAGCATCTTCCTCCGTCCCTTCGAAGTCAATCTGGCCTATCTCAGCGTGCTCGCCTGGCTGAAACAGTTCGGCCGGCGGGTGGGCTACACGGACAACGAGCCGGGCGTCACGATGGTGATGGCGGCGCTCGGCCTGGGCGCCACCGTCGTCGAAAAGGCCCTGGCCCTGGACCGGGACCTCGACCTGCCCCACGGGAGCGGCCTCAGCCCCGCCGAAATGGGCAGGCTCATCAGGGCGATCCGCGAGACCGACAAGGAGCCGATCTCGATCATCCGCAAGAAGCTCCTGGCCGCCCAGAGCGATCTCTTCGACGACGAGCAGGCGTCGCTCGTGGCGGCGCGGGCCATCCCGGCGGGCACGGTGCTGACCGAGGACCTGCTCGCGCTCAAGGCGCCGTATCGGGGGCTGAGCCCCAGGCTCGCCCCGGAGGTGATCGGAAAACGGATCCTCTACGCCCTGGAGCAGGACGACTTCATCACCTTCGGCATGCTGGAACCGTGA
- a CDS encoding acylneuraminate cytidylyltransferase family protein gives MGIPERPITPSPVAPRVVAIIPARGGSKGLPGKNVRMLGGKPLLAYTIEAATACPLIDRVLVTTDDPVIASVANQYGAETPFLRPPELARDDTPTEPVLAHAVEWLEREEGYRTDIVVFFQPTDIFRKRWMVEQVVSRLLADENLDSVFMAYKTHKNFWRRQNGAYVRLAPDISYGPRQKREPLFREDTGLACATRARFIKAGRRLGDRVDLVVTDDVCSGVDIHDEFDFWMAERIVDEHKRTVND, from the coding sequence ATGGGAATCCCTGAGCGACCGATCACTCCATCACCCGTCGCGCCGCGCGTGGTGGCCATCATTCCGGCCAGGGGAGGGTCCAAGGGGCTGCCGGGGAAGAACGTCCGGATGCTCGGAGGGAAGCCCCTGCTGGCCTACACGATCGAAGCGGCGACGGCCTGCCCCCTGATCGATCGCGTCCTCGTCACGACGGACGATCCGGTCATCGCCTCGGTCGCCAATCAATATGGGGCCGAAACCCCGTTCCTCCGCCCGCCGGAGCTGGCCAGGGACGACACGCCAACCGAGCCGGTCCTGGCCCACGCCGTCGAGTGGCTGGAGCGGGAGGAGGGCTATCGGACCGACATCGTGGTCTTCTTCCAACCCACCGACATTTTTCGGAAGCGTTGGATGGTGGAGCAGGTCGTGAGCCGGCTGCTGGCGGACGAGAACCTCGACTCGGTCTTCATGGCCTACAAGACCCACAAGAATTTCTGGCGCAGGCAGAACGGGGCCTACGTCCGCCTGGCGCCGGACATCAGCTACGGGCCCAGACAGAAACGCGAGCCCCTGTTCCGGGAGGACACGGGCCTGGCCTGCGCGACCAGGGCGCGCTTCATCAAGGCCGGACGGCGGCTGGGCGACCGGGTGGACCTGGTCGTGACCGACGACGTCTGCAGCGGCGTGGACATCCACGACGAGTTCGACTTCTGGATGGCCGAGCGGATCGTGGACGAGCACAAACGGACGGTCAACGACTGA
- a CDS encoding glycosyltransferase family A protein yields the protein MISVIVRTKNEQKWIGRCLAAVSRQAGPDFEVIVVDNCSTDATLDLIKRFDVKLVTISDEEFTFGRSLNVGIRAARGEFIAMISGHCVPATDLWLYRLWRNFQLDPAVVGVYGKQEPLPDTNSLDKRDLLTVFGLERRVQEKDYFFHNANSMVRRSTWEQIPFDEEIAGVEDRDWARRVLDQGHKIVYEPYAAVYHHHGINHSGDSKRADRVVRVIELIHNGRGDLATTGAKAARVAVTGDT from the coding sequence ATGATTTCCGTCATCGTCCGGACCAAGAACGAGCAGAAGTGGATCGGGCGCTGCCTGGCCGCCGTGTCCCGGCAGGCCGGACCGGACTTCGAAGTCATCGTCGTGGACAACTGCTCCACCGACGCGACGCTGGATCTCATCAAGCGGTTCGACGTGAAGCTGGTGACCATTTCAGACGAAGAGTTCACCTTCGGCCGGTCGCTCAACGTCGGCATCCGGGCGGCCCGCGGGGAGTTCATCGCGATGATCTCCGGCCATTGCGTCCCCGCCACGGACCTGTGGCTGTACCGGCTCTGGCGCAACTTCCAACTCGACCCGGCCGTGGTCGGGGTCTACGGGAAACAGGAGCCGCTTCCGGACACCAACAGCCTGGACAAGCGCGACCTGCTGACCGTCTTCGGCCTGGAGCGGCGGGTGCAGGAGAAAGATTATTTCTTTCACAACGCCAACTCGATGGTCCGCCGCTCCACCTGGGAGCAGATTCCCTTCGACGAGGAGATCGCGGGGGTCGAAGACCGGGATTGGGCCAGACGGGTGCTGGACCAGGGCCACAAGATCGTCTACGAGCCCTACGCGGCGGTCTACCACCATCACGGGATCAACCACTCGGGCGACAGCAAGAGAGCCGATCGCGTGGTGCGCGTGATCGAGCTCATCCACAACGGACGGGGCGACCTGGCCACCACCGGGGCGAAGGCGGCCAGGGTCGCCGTGACGGGTGACACGTGA
- a CDS encoding methyltransferase domain-containing protein translates to MQAGWCLICGAGKRRELACYGSDPVFARLANRLDATVRFVICDRCGHVYQDPMPDEEDLAQLETGLWRTRVRGGTARQAGRWQLAERLQEAVEAGTGSRTALAIGWEADGLLAFGEQGWDLLQVAPTALTWRRPGQRAGLSTLSSDRKFSVILLQRVVETLPDPVPILRAVRPYLEEGGILFVSSVNLLDPPPAERLRRELLIGSHVRLYSPGTLQTVLARSGFRTIQTQGYEGDMQQGILARPADWVGDHSLDDPEAILQMYRVLQWPGSTDVLGWNLAALAETQSWVLPGLCQAAERDGFVVRRSGRCLVGIEGRTASGERIEVVRWGEQDGDRSPSPGSAGSTSGFVQLGLGSGELATALAERLTDGQHLFVWEADPVLAKRTLEIVDLSPLWLSRQVSLLVGPKPDLPAALRQRLQAPTTLYVTRSARCWQPWVYREILGTLNLSGGAQAEAPVCTSSGRGAAKGHGG, encoded by the coding sequence ATGCAGGCCGGTTGGTGTCTGATCTGCGGGGCGGGGAAGCGGCGGGAGTTGGCCTGTTACGGGTCCGACCCGGTGTTTGCCCGCCTCGCGAACCGGCTTGACGCCACGGTCCGGTTCGTCATCTGCGACCGGTGCGGCCACGTCTACCAGGACCCCATGCCGGACGAGGAGGACCTGGCCCAGCTCGAGACCGGCCTGTGGCGTACCAGGGTTCGCGGGGGAACGGCACGGCAGGCCGGCCGGTGGCAGTTGGCCGAGCGGCTGCAGGAAGCGGTCGAGGCGGGAACCGGCAGCCGAACCGCGCTCGCGATCGGATGGGAAGCCGACGGTTTGCTGGCCTTCGGGGAACAGGGCTGGGATCTTTTGCAGGTGGCGCCTACCGCGCTGACGTGGCGCCGGCCCGGTCAGAGGGCCGGCCTTTCCACCCTTTCATCGGACAGAAAGTTCTCGGTGATCCTCCTCCAGCGCGTGGTCGAGACGCTCCCCGATCCGGTTCCGATCCTGCGGGCCGTCAGGCCCTACCTGGAGGAGGGCGGGATCCTCTTCGTCTCCTCGGTCAACCTGCTCGATCCGCCTCCGGCGGAGCGGCTCCGTCGGGAACTGTTGATCGGGAGCCATGTACGCCTCTACAGCCCCGGCACCCTGCAAACGGTCCTGGCCCGCAGCGGCTTTCGCACGATCCAGACCCAAGGCTACGAGGGGGACATGCAGCAGGGAATCCTCGCGAGACCGGCCGACTGGGTGGGGGACCATTCCCTGGACGATCCCGAGGCCATCCTGCAGATGTACCGGGTCCTGCAATGGCCCGGCTCGACGGACGTGCTCGGCTGGAACCTGGCGGCACTGGCCGAGACCCAGTCCTGGGTGCTGCCTGGGCTTTGCCAGGCGGCGGAGCGGGACGGCTTCGTCGTTCGCCGGAGCGGGCGGTGCCTCGTGGGCATCGAAGGGCGGACGGCTTCCGGTGAGCGGATCGAGGTCGTCCGTTGGGGGGAACAGGACGGCGACAGGAGTCCCTCGCCGGGATCGGCGGGTTCCACCAGCGGCTTCGTGCAACTCGGGCTCGGCTCCGGCGAGTTGGCCACCGCGCTCGCGGAGCGTTTGACCGACGGCCAGCACCTGTTCGTGTGGGAGGCCGATCCCGTGCTGGCGAAACGCACCCTGGAGATCGTCGATCTCAGCCCGCTCTGGCTCTCCAGGCAGGTCAGCCTTCTGGTGGGCCCCAAGCCGGATCTGCCGGCGGCGCTCCGGCAGCGCCTCCAGGCCCCCACGACCCTGTACGTCACCAGATCGGCCCGGTGCTGGCAGCCCTGGGTGTACCGGGAGATCCTCGGGACGTTGAACCTCTCCGGAGGCGCGCAGGCGGAGGCGCCGGTCTGCACCAGTTCGGGGCGGGGCGCGGCCAAGGGACACGGCGGCTAG
- a CDS encoding NAD-dependent epimerase/dehydratase family protein, giving the protein MDLAGTKLLVIGGAGFIGSHVVDALVKTDAAEIVVYDNFTRGSRDNLQEALRDPRVRVYEAGGDILHTDVLDRAMKGVDGVFHLAALWLLHCHDYPRVAFDVNVRGTFNVLEACVANGVKRLVYSSSASVYGDAATVPMTEDHPYNNRTFYGATKIAGEHMCRAFHARYGLDYAALRYMNVYGPRQDHRGAYVAVIMRHLERIAQGLPPILSGDGSQEYDFIHVGDVARANLLAIQADVSDRWYNVGTGSGTTLRTLTGLVLELAGSTLPVRYESGGQTFVTKRVGDPSRAARDLGFRAAVDLRSGLQDVIGWWRAQRPVAVG; this is encoded by the coding sequence ATGGACCTGGCCGGCACAAAGCTGCTCGTCATCGGGGGAGCGGGATTCATCGGCTCCCACGTGGTAGACGCGCTCGTCAAGACCGACGCGGCCGAAATCGTCGTGTACGACAACTTCACGAGGGGCAGCCGGGACAACCTGCAAGAGGCCCTGCGCGATCCCCGCGTCCGGGTCTACGAGGCGGGGGGCGACATCCTGCACACCGATGTCCTCGATCGAGCCATGAAAGGCGTGGACGGGGTCTTCCACCTGGCCGCGCTCTGGCTTCTCCACTGCCACGACTATCCGCGGGTCGCGTTCGACGTGAACGTCCGCGGGACCTTCAACGTCCTGGAGGCCTGCGTCGCCAACGGCGTGAAGCGGCTGGTGTACTCCTCCTCCGCCTCCGTCTACGGCGACGCCGCGACGGTCCCCATGACCGAAGACCATCCGTACAACAACCGCACGTTCTACGGCGCGACAAAGATCGCAGGCGAGCACATGTGCCGGGCCTTCCACGCCCGCTACGGGCTCGATTATGCGGCGCTCCGGTACATGAACGTCTACGGCCCGCGCCAGGATCACCGCGGCGCCTACGTCGCCGTCATCATGCGGCATCTGGAGCGGATTGCCCAGGGGTTGCCGCCGATCCTCAGCGGAGATGGCAGCCAGGAATACGACTTCATCCACGTGGGAGACGTGGCCCGCGCCAACCTGCTGGCCATCCAGGCCGACGTGTCCGACCGCTGGTACAACGTCGGGACCGGGAGCGGCACGACGCTGCGAACCCTGACCGGGCTCGTCCTGGAACTCGCCGGCAGCACCTTGCCCGTCCGGTACGAATCGGGAGGTCAGACCTTCGTCACGAAACGGGTCGGCGATCCGTCCAGGGCCGCCAGGGACCTCGGGTTCCGCGCGGCCGTGGACCTGCGGAGCGGGTTGCAAGACGTGATCGGATGGTGGCGGGCGCAACGGCCGGTCGCCGTCGGATAG
- a CDS encoding Gfo/Idh/MocA family oxidoreductase, with protein MEWSVCAHKNLHRREQAVMKILQIGLGGFGKNHLRAWAQTGRVRDLFVADLSQGRLKEAQDLFGIPPERLSSDYRQFLPQADIVDIVTPSDSHAEICEEALELGKDVFVEKPMTMTVAEADRIAAAVERSRRILQVGYYYRYHPITKYVREQVRLGQLGALRYLSGQFMGFKRARTDVGVTHTDGIHFIDLFNDLIGETPREAYAVIRDHFGRGLEDFSIVLLRYPSGVVVKVESGYVQPGNWVDRVVPNAMTTKDITLVGEKRTIRADFEIDKVEVFEVRHELQNGIWTPVHGPCTSPRLRSVTPVELVALELESFLESVAKREIPSPNVTDSGTVLARIMEAVYRSAESGRPATVEPVGEAVGLAKT; from the coding sequence TTGGAATGGAGCGTCTGCGCCCACAAGAACCTCCATCGAAGGGAGCAGGCCGTCATGAAGATTCTCCAGATCGGATTGGGCGGGTTCGGAAAAAATCACCTGCGGGCCTGGGCCCAGACAGGCCGGGTCCGCGACCTCTTCGTGGCGGATCTGAGCCAGGGTCGGCTCAAGGAGGCGCAGGACCTTTTCGGCATCCCTCCCGAGCGGCTCTCGAGCGACTATCGGCAGTTCCTCCCTCAGGCGGACATCGTGGACATCGTGACGCCCTCCGACAGCCATGCAGAGATTTGCGAGGAGGCGCTGGAGCTCGGCAAGGACGTGTTCGTCGAAAAGCCGATGACCATGACGGTCGCGGAGGCCGACCGGATCGCGGCAGCGGTCGAGCGGAGCCGCAGAATCCTTCAGGTGGGCTACTACTACCGATACCACCCGATCACCAAGTACGTCCGCGAGCAGGTCCGCCTGGGCCAGTTGGGGGCGCTTCGCTACCTCTCCGGACAGTTCATGGGGTTCAAGCGGGCACGGACCGACGTGGGGGTGACCCACACGGACGGCATCCATTTCATCGACCTGTTCAACGACCTGATCGGCGAGACGCCGAGGGAAGCGTACGCGGTGATCCGGGATCATTTCGGGCGGGGGCTGGAGGATTTCTCGATCGTCCTGCTCCGGTACCCCAGCGGCGTCGTCGTCAAGGTGGAGTCCGGCTATGTCCAGCCGGGCAATTGGGTGGACCGCGTGGTCCCCAACGCGATGACGACCAAGGACATCACGCTGGTGGGGGAAAAGCGAACGATCCGCGCCGACTTCGAGATCGACAAGGTCGAGGTCTTCGAGGTTCGTCACGAGCTGCAGAACGGGATCTGGACACCGGTGCACGGCCCATGCACGAGCCCGCGCCTCCGCTCGGTCACGCCGGTCGAGCTCGTGGCGCTGGAACTGGAGTCGTTCCTGGAATCCGTGGCCAAGCGGGAGATCCCCAGTCCGAACGTGACCGACAGCGGCACGGTCCTGGCTCGGATCATGGAAGCCGTGTACCGGTCCGCCGAGTCCGGGCGTCCGGCGACGGTGGAGCCGGTCGGCGAGGCGGTGGGCCTCGCAAAGACGTGA
- a CDS encoding DegT/DnrJ/EryC1/StrS family aminotransferase, with amino-acid sequence MNRIPIARPVFDEQDRAAVLKPLESGWVVQGPYVKQFEDRFSAFTGAPFSVATSSCTAALHIAVAALGLKPGDEVIVPAFTWVSTANVVEYLGAAPVFCDVDLATFNIDPDHIAALITPRTVGIIPVHLFGLCADMAPILKLARAHGLWVVEDAACGLGARYHGRHAGTMGDAGCFSFHPRKAITTGEGGMITTNREELDGLARSLRDHGASRSDRARHEGQDAFLLAEYDRLGFNYRLTDLQGALGCAQMDRLERILTERASLARRYDEILQDADWLEAPKAPDGHEHGYQAYVCLFRPETPTLRNADRLHRWRNDVMRKLEAAGIATRQGTHAPVRLGYYARKYGLKPEQFPRAYLADRLSLALPLFPRMTEAEQVTVAAELRRAFSTTIVGRL; translated from the coding sequence GTGAACCGGATTCCGATTGCCAGGCCCGTGTTCGACGAGCAGGATCGCGCCGCCGTCCTCAAGCCCTTGGAGAGCGGCTGGGTCGTGCAGGGCCCGTACGTCAAGCAGTTCGAGGACCGTTTCTCCGCCTTCACCGGCGCGCCGTTCTCGGTTGCGACGAGTTCCTGCACCGCGGCTCTCCACATCGCCGTGGCGGCGCTGGGACTCAAGCCCGGCGACGAGGTGATCGTGCCCGCCTTCACCTGGGTCTCCACCGCCAATGTCGTCGAATACCTCGGGGCTGCCCCCGTCTTCTGCGACGTGGATCTCGCGACGTTCAACATCGATCCGGACCACATCGCCGCGCTGATCACCCCGCGCACGGTCGGCATCATCCCCGTCCATCTGTTCGGCCTCTGCGCGGACATGGCCCCCATCCTGAAGCTTGCCCGGGCGCACGGGCTCTGGGTGGTGGAGGACGCCGCCTGCGGGCTCGGGGCCAGGTACCACGGCCGCCACGCGGGGACGATGGGTGACGCCGGATGTTTCAGCTTCCATCCTCGCAAGGCCATTACCACGGGGGAAGGCGGCATGATCACCACGAATCGGGAAGAGCTCGACGGGCTCGCCCGTTCCTTGCGCGATCACGGCGCGTCCCGATCCGATCGCGCGCGTCACGAGGGACAGGACGCATTTCTCCTGGCCGAGTACGACCGACTGGGCTTCAACTACCGCCTGACCGACCTGCAGGGCGCGCTGGGCTGCGCCCAGATGGACCGGCTCGAGCGGATCCTGACGGAACGGGCGAGTCTGGCGCGGCGGTATGACGAGATTCTGCAAGATGCGGACTGGCTGGAGGCGCCGAAGGCGCCGGACGGGCACGAACACGGATACCAGGCCTACGTCTGCCTCTTTCGCCCGGAGACGCCCACGCTGCGCAACGCGGACAGGCTTCACCGCTGGCGAAACGACGTCATGCGAAAGCTTGAAGCGGCGGGGATCGCCACCCGCCAGGGTACGCACGCCCCCGTTCGGCTCGGCTATTACGCCCGCAAGTACGGGTTGAAGCCGGAGCAGTTCCCTCGCGCGTACCTCGCCGATCGGTTGAGCCTGGCGTTGCCGTTGTTCCCGCGGATGACCGAAGCCGAACAGGTGACGGTCGCCGCTGAACTGCGGCGCGCCTTTTCCACAACAATCGTTGGCAGGCTTTGA
- a CDS encoding flagellar brake protein, with the protein MLTTPDDAPSRLLSVGVLLQLMIPSNREELQCCATLLGWKEPSFLISDLPFHNGRAVDFRSGTPCVVRYLISGKVVGYRSEIRKGQFSPEPLLFLSYPTRIEEILLRKHPRVPFSQPVSITRAREHSGFTSPFPESPVIAVLHDLSVAGCRLAITEPVAGLAPGTALKLEFDLPGIGHISHLTGVVKNLSPRSGKLLVGIEFQFYQTEYIEFRGWGGTVQKAIEQYVAQRHTPAYAGDGS; encoded by the coding sequence GTGCTGACGACGCCGGACGACGCACCTTCCAGGCTCCTGAGCGTAGGGGTTCTGCTGCAGCTCATGATCCCGAGCAATCGGGAGGAGCTTCAATGCTGCGCGACCCTGTTGGGATGGAAGGAGCCCTCGTTCCTGATCAGCGACCTGCCGTTCCACAACGGCCGGGCGGTGGATTTCCGCAGCGGGACGCCCTGCGTGGTCCGGTATCTCATTTCGGGAAAGGTGGTGGGTTACCGGAGCGAGATCCGCAAAGGCCAGTTCTCGCCGGAGCCGCTGCTCTTTCTGAGCTATCCGACCAGGATCGAGGAGATCCTGCTCCGCAAACATCCGCGCGTGCCCTTCAGCCAGCCCGTCTCCATCACCCGGGCCCGCGAGCATTCGGGATTCACGTCGCCGTTCCCGGAGTCCCCGGTGATCGCGGTGCTGCACGACCTGAGCGTGGCCGGCTGCCGCCTGGCCATCACCGAGCCGGTCGCCGGCCTCGCCCCCGGAACCGCGTTGAAGCTGGAATTCGATCTGCCGGGGATCGGACATATTTCGCATCTGACCGGAGTCGTCAAGAACCTGTCGCCCCGGTCCGGGAAGCTTCTCGTCGGGATCGAGTTCCAGTTCTATCAAACCGAGTACATCGAGTTCCGCGGTTGGGGCGGCACGGTTCAAAAAGCCATCGAACAGTACGTGGCCCAGCGGCACACTCCGGCCTATGCCGGCGACGGGAGCTAG